The Rhodocytophaga rosea genome has a segment encoding these proteins:
- the xth gene encoding exodeoxyribonuclease III encodes MKIISYNVNGIRSVISKGFIDWVKAVDSDIICLQEVKADIDQIDLSPFTEMGYTPFWFSARKKGYSGVAIFSKHMPVSVTLGCGIDCYDLEGRVIRFDLKDFSIINTYMPSGSSGDSRQSFKMQWLSDFEEYIRQQRKLIENIIVCGDYNICHQSIDIHNPKSNANSSGFLPEEREWISKFLNSGFIDSFRYFNQEPHHYTWWSYRAGARLKNLGWRIDYQMVTQPLQARLKRCVILSDVKFSDHCPILLELHS; translated from the coding sequence ATGAAAATAATATCCTATAATGTGAATGGTATTCGCTCAGTTATCTCTAAAGGATTTATTGATTGGGTAAAAGCTGTTGATTCAGATATTATTTGTTTACAAGAAGTTAAAGCGGATATAGACCAGATAGATTTGTCACCCTTTACTGAAATGGGGTATACTCCTTTCTGGTTTTCTGCCAGAAAAAAAGGCTATAGTGGTGTAGCCATATTTTCAAAGCATATGCCTGTAAGCGTTACCTTAGGTTGTGGAATAGATTGTTACGATTTAGAAGGTCGGGTAATTAGATTTGATTTGAAAGACTTTTCTATCATCAATACTTATATGCCCTCTGGCTCTTCAGGTGATTCCAGACAGAGCTTTAAAATGCAGTGGTTAAGCGATTTTGAAGAGTATATTCGTCAACAAAGAAAACTAATTGAGAATATAATTGTATGTGGCGATTATAACATTTGTCATCAATCCATTGATATTCATAATCCTAAATCCAATGCCAATAGCTCTGGTTTTCTTCCTGAAGAAAGAGAATGGATAAGTAAATTTTTGAATTCTGGTTTTATTGATTCATTCCGGTATTTTAATCAAGAACCTCATCATTATACCTGGTGGAGTTACAGAGCAGGTGCACGTCTAAAGAATTTAGGTTGGCGCATAGATTATCAAATGGTAACGCAGCCTCTACAAGCCAGACTCAAACGATGTGTAATTTTATCTGACGTGAAATTTTCAGACCATTGTCCAATTCTATTAGAACTACATTCATAA
- a CDS encoding carboxymuconolactone decarboxylase family protein, which yields MNIVESFNEYRSQMNEKILSSDNIILKRLFNLDTNCYAAGSVDVITKEMIGLACSMVLRCDDCVRYHLGKCKELGVSNEQIYEVFAIANLIGGTIVIPHLRRAVEYWEALQEA from the coding sequence ATGAATATTGTAGAAAGTTTCAATGAATATAGAAGTCAGATGAATGAAAAGATTCTCTCATCTGATAATATTATTCTAAAAAGGTTATTCAATCTGGATACAAATTGCTATGCAGCCGGGAGTGTAGATGTGATCACTAAAGAAATGATTGGGCTTGCTTGCTCGATGGTATTACGGTGCGATGACTGTGTAAGGTATCATTTAGGCAAATGCAAAGAACTTGGTGTAAGTAATGAACAGATTTATGAAGTTTTTGCAATAGCTAATTTGATAGGAGGGACAATTGTTATTCCACATCTCAGGCGAGCAGTGGAATATTGGGAAGCTTTACAGGAGGCGTAA
- a CDS encoding ABC transporter substrate-binding protein, with protein MKLTYYILLFIAILSSCESASNTSSSEANTPKEAKGGRNYGGVFRISEAEYIKSLYPPNITDAFSYRVATQIYEGLFKFDQTNLNVINCLAESHEIDANGTLYTIKLKKGVFFHDDASFSDGKGREMTAEDVKYCFTQICTQHTDNQSFSIFKDILKGANKYFEASAGGKKPSFEIEGIKVLDKYTVQLQLEKPSSILLFNLARPGTFIYPKEAYDKYGVDMRIRTVGTGPYKLSEADVDEGVSLVLKKHNRYHGVDKHGNQLPFLDAVSIQFIKDKKIELFEFKKGNLDMLYRLPTEYIIEILEEINNPSGSNGEYAQFELQRAPEMITQFLSFHTQEGVFKNKNVRKAFSFAINRDLILEQILNGEGFAAGNHGVTPPSFNNYDINKIKGYSLNIDSARYYLDKAGFPNGKGFPEITLQLNAEGERNTNVAVEVQKQLKDNLNINIKLNVVPLAQLIENSISGNFAFTRTAWQADFPSAENFLWLFYGKEVPSSSSEKSFPNIMRYKSSAFDKLYDQALNAKSVEEANSYFLQAEQILMNDAPIVVLWYDEGYRLIQSYVKNFPNNPMQYRDLSEVYLEQAKDSTKDL; from the coding sequence ATGAAGCTCACTTATTATATTCTGCTATTTATTGCCATTCTATCTTCCTGCGAAAGCGCTAGTAACACTTCAAGTTCCGAAGCGAATACTCCCAAAGAGGCTAAGGGAGGGAGGAACTATGGCGGCGTATTCCGGATTAGCGAAGCTGAATATATTAAAAGTTTGTATCCTCCTAATATTACAGATGCCTTTTCTTATAGGGTCGCTACTCAGATTTATGAAGGACTTTTCAAGTTTGACCAGACTAATTTAAATGTAATTAACTGTCTGGCTGAAAGTCATGAAATAGATGCCAATGGAACCTTATACACAATAAAATTAAAGAAAGGTGTATTTTTTCATGATGATGCTTCTTTTTCTGATGGAAAAGGACGCGAAATGACAGCTGAGGATGTAAAATATTGCTTTACCCAAATTTGCACCCAACATACCGATAACCAGAGTTTCTCTATTTTTAAGGATATACTTAAAGGTGCTAATAAATATTTTGAAGCTAGTGCCGGTGGAAAAAAGCCTAGTTTCGAAATCGAAGGGATAAAAGTACTGGATAAATATACTGTTCAACTCCAGCTTGAAAAACCTTCTTCTATCTTGCTATTCAACCTTGCCCGTCCCGGAACTTTCATCTATCCGAAAGAAGCTTATGATAAATATGGAGTGGATATGCGTATCCGGACAGTTGGAACTGGCCCATATAAACTCTCAGAAGCCGATGTTGATGAGGGGGTATCGCTTGTTTTGAAAAAGCATAACCGCTATCATGGAGTAGATAAACACGGAAATCAGTTGCCCTTTTTAGATGCAGTAAGCATTCAATTTATTAAAGATAAAAAAATTGAATTGTTCGAGTTCAAAAAAGGAAATCTGGACATGTTATACCGCCTTCCTACCGAATACATTATTGAAATTCTGGAAGAGATAAACAATCCATCTGGTAGCAATGGTGAATATGCACAATTTGAGTTGCAAAGGGCACCTGAAATGATTACTCAATTTCTATCTTTTCATACACAGGAAGGGGTTTTTAAAAATAAAAATGTACGGAAAGCATTCTCATTTGCGATCAACCGCGATTTAATTCTGGAACAGATTCTGAATGGAGAAGGTTTTGCAGCAGGCAATCATGGCGTAACCCCTCCATCTTTTAATAATTATGATATCAATAAAATTAAAGGATATAGTTTGAATATTGATTCTGCCAGATATTATTTAGATAAGGCTGGCTTCCCTAACGGAAAAGGATTTCCAGAAATTACACTTCAACTTAATGCTGAAGGAGAGCGAAATACAAATGTAGCGGTTGAAGTACAAAAACAATTAAAGGATAATTTAAACATCAATATTAAATTAAATGTAGTTCCACTTGCTCAATTGATTGAAAACAGCATTAGTGGCAATTTCGCATTTACCCGTACAGCCTGGCAAGCTGATTTTCCAAGTGCTGAAAATTTCTTATGGTTATTTTATGGAAAAGAGGTTCCTAGTTCATCTTCAGAGAAATCTTTTCCAAATATAATGCGTTACAAAAGTTCAGCGTTTGATAAATTATATGACCAGGCTTTGAATGCAAAGTCTGTTGAAGAAGCTAATAGTTACTTTCTTCAGGCTGAGCAGATACTTATGAATGACGCTCCCATTGTTGTATTATGGTATGATGAAGGGTATAGGCTTATTCAGTCGTATGTTAAAAATTTTCCTAACAACCCTATGCAATATAGGGACTTAAGTGAAGTTTATTTAGAACAAGCTAAAGATTCCACCAAAGACTTATAA
- a CDS encoding ComF family protein, translated as MMQDFISLIFPEYCLMCEDGLVKDEKLICMYCRHTLPRTESHKDAENFIARKFWGKLSLKYAWAYLKFSKKGQVQRALHKLKYDGYAEVGELLGYWYGHELKEQGLHIEFDLILPVPLHISKLKKRGYNQSDTIAKGMSEVMSVEWDGKVLVKNTASETQTKKKRLERWENVEKVFEIKNQQKIAGKRILLIDDVVTTGSTLEACATLLLDEGCKEVSIAAIASA; from the coding sequence ATGATGCAAGATTTTATATCCCTGATATTTCCTGAGTATTGTTTGATGTGCGAAGATGGGTTGGTAAAAGATGAAAAACTAATTTGTATGTATTGTCGGCATACACTTCCAAGAACAGAATCGCATAAGGATGCAGAGAATTTTATAGCCAGGAAATTCTGGGGTAAACTATCCTTGAAGTATGCCTGGGCATATTTGAAATTTTCTAAAAAAGGACAAGTTCAACGAGCATTACATAAATTGAAATACGATGGTTATGCGGAGGTTGGTGAATTGCTGGGTTATTGGTATGGTCATGAGTTGAAAGAGCAGGGATTGCATATAGAATTTGATTTAATACTTCCGGTACCCTTGCACATTTCTAAACTAAAGAAAAGAGGATATAACCAGAGTGATACCATTGCTAAAGGCATGTCGGAAGTTATGTCTGTTGAATGGGATGGCAAAGTTTTAGTGAAAAATACAGCCAGTGAAACTCAAACAAAAAAGAAGCGGCTGGAGAGATGGGAAAATGTAGAAAAAGTATTCGAGATTAAGAATCAACAGAAAATCGCAGGCAAGAGGATTTTGTTAATAGATGACGTAGTAACTACAGGTTCCACTTTAGAAGCTTGTGCTACACTATTATTGGATGAAGGCTGTAAAGAAGTAAGTATAGCAGCAATTGCCAGTGCATAA
- the gldJ gene encoding gliding motility lipoprotein GldJ: MGVLVFASACRKSKHPTAANPGQESTATGLAYNEDDGFQVPDFEGQPAGPNLVFIEGGRFTMGSAEEDILNTRDNRERTISIQSFFMDETEIANIHWLEYLYYIEKDSGGVDGEFYQSALPDTTVWASELAYNDSYVDHYLRYPGFRYFPVVGISWVQAVDYCTWRTNTVNFKLAQDAGVDPPANGGRIPLETGVVLPDYRLPTEAQWEYAAKALIGTQYLDENQTNGRLYPWDGHALRNPYGKQMGTFLANFKRGRGDYAGIAGRLNDGALITDQIYAYPPNDFGLYNMAGNVNEWVWDVYRPLSFQDFDDLNPVRRDGFLDKNSNYDKANFGSLIDDSVRVYKGGSWKDVAYWLAPGTRRYLEQDSATATIGFRCAMINAGTNR; encoded by the coding sequence ATGGGTGTACTTGTCTTTGCTTCGGCTTGTAGAAAGTCTAAACATCCGACGGCTGCTAATCCCGGCCAAGAAAGCACAGCTACGGGACTAGCATATAATGAGGATGACGGTTTTCAGGTACCTGACTTTGAAGGTCAGCCTGCCGGACCTAACCTTGTATTTATTGAAGGTGGCCGTTTTACTATGGGTTCTGCTGAAGAAGATATATTAAACACCCGAGATAACCGTGAAAGAACGATTAGTATACAATCTTTCTTCATGGATGAAACAGAAATTGCTAATATTCACTGGTTAGAGTACTTATATTACATTGAGAAAGATTCAGGTGGCGTAGATGGTGAATTCTATCAGTCTGCTTTACCAGATACTACAGTGTGGGCTAGTGAACTGGCTTACAACGATTCATATGTAGACCATTATTTAAGATATCCCGGTTTCAGGTATTTCCCAGTTGTAGGCATTTCATGGGTACAAGCGGTTGATTATTGTACCTGGCGTACTAATACAGTTAACTTTAAATTAGCTCAAGATGCAGGTGTAGATCCTCCAGCGAATGGTGGCCGTATTCCTTTGGAAACTGGTGTTGTACTACCAGATTACAGATTGCCTACTGAAGCGCAGTGGGAGTATGCAGCAAAAGCTTTGATTGGTACTCAATATTTAGATGAAAACCAGACAAATGGAAGATTGTATCCCTGGGATGGCCATGCATTAAGAAATCCATATGGCAAACAAATGGGTACTTTTTTGGCCAACTTTAAAAGAGGCCGTGGTGACTATGCAGGTATTGCTGGTAGATTAAACGATGGTGCATTAATTACCGATCAGATCTATGCCTATCCACCTAACGATTTCGGTTTATACAATATGGCTGGAAACGTAAATGAGTGGGTATGGGATGTATACCGTCCGCTTTCTTTCCAGGATTTTGATGATTTAAACCCAGTGAGAAGAGATGGCTTTCTGGATAAAAATTCCAATTATGATAAAGCTAATTTTGGCTCATTGATTGATGATTCTGTACGTGTATACAAAGGTGGTTCATGGAAAGACGTAGCTTACTGGCTGGCTCCAGGTACCAGAAGATATCTGGAACAAGATTCTGCCACAGCTACTATTGGTTTTAGATGTGCTATGATTAATGCAGGAACAAACAGATAA